A region of Rhizobium grahamii DNA encodes the following proteins:
- the prfB gene encoding peptide chain release factor 2 (programmed frameshift) produces MRAEIQNVVDETKQAITLLRRHLDWDQAVRRLDWLNNKAEDPNLWNDATEAQKLMRERQQLDDGINGVRRFEQQIKDNIELIEMGEDEGDEAIVKEAEDALKALKAEAARQQVEAMLSGEADSNDTYLEVHSGAGGTESQDWANMLLRMYTRWAERSKFKVELLEVHDGEEAGIKSATLLVKGHNAYGWLKTESGVHRLVRISPYDSNARRHTSFSSIWVYPVVDDSIQIDINESDCRIDTYRSSGAGGQHVNTTDSAVRITHMPSGIVVQCQQERSQHKNRAKAWDMLRARLYEAELKKREDAANAEAASKSDIGWGHQIRSYVLQPYQMVKDLRTGVTSTAPDDVLDGELDEFMEAALAHRISGKADAVVDDVD; encoded by the exons CTATCACCCTGCTGAGGAGGCATCTT GACTGGGACCAGGCGGTAAGACGACTGGACTGGTTAAATAACAAGGCAGAGGATCCGAACCTCTGGAACGATGCCACCGAAGCACAGAAGCTGATGCGCGAGCGCCAGCAACTCGATGACGGCATCAATGGCGTACGCCGCTTCGAACAGCAGATAAAAGACAACATCGAGCTCATCGAGATGGGCGAGGACGAGGGCGACGAGGCCATCGTCAAGGAAGCCGAAGACGCGCTGAAGGCACTCAAGGCCGAAGCCGCGCGCCAGCAGGTCGAAGCGATGTTGTCTGGCGAAGCCGACAGCAACGACACCTATCTCGAAGTTCACTCCGGCGCCGGCGGCACGGAAAGCCAGGACTGGGCGAACATGCTTTTGCGCATGTATACCCGCTGGGCCGAACGCTCGAAGTTCAAGGTCGAACTGCTCGAAGTGCACGACGGCGAAGAAGCCGGCATCAAGTCCGCGACGCTTCTCGTCAAGGGCCACAACGCCTATGGCTGGCTGAAGACCGAATCTGGCGTTCACCGCCTGGTCCGCATCTCCCCCTACGACAGCAACGCGCGTCGCCACACCTCGTTCTCGTCCATCTGGGTCTACCCCGTCGTCGACGACTCGATCCAGATCGACATCAACGAAAGCGATTGCCGCATCGACACCTACCGCTCGTCCGGCGCCGGCGGTCAGCACGTCAACACGACCGACTCCGCTGTCCGCATCACCCACATGCCCTCGGGCATCGTGGTGCAGTGCCAGCAGGAACGCTCGCAGCACAAGAACCGCGCCAAGGCCTGGGACATGCTTCGCGCACGTCTCTACGAAGCGGAACTGAAGAAGCGCGAAGACGCGGCCAATGCCGAAGCGGCCTCCAAGTCCGATATCGGCTGGGGGCACCAGATCCGCTCCTACGTCCTGCAGCCCTACCAGATGGTCAAGGACCTGCGCACCGGCGTTACCAGCACCGCGCCTGACGATGTGCTGGATGGAGAGCTCGACGAGTTCATGGAAGCAGCGCTCGCGCACCGCATCAGCGGCAAGGCGGATGCCGTGGTCGACGACGTCGACTAA
- a CDS encoding NAD kinase, translated as MGRSFQTLSFLASPASEALAAREELIRLYGDVPPQEADVIVALGGDGFMLQALHSTMNSGKLVYGMNRGSVGFLMNDYRTEKLQERICEAVENAFRPLQMTTANADGTNSTALAINEVSLFRQSYQAAKLRVEVDGVVRLEELICDGLMVATPAGSTAYNLSAHGPILPLDAPLLAMTPVSAFRPRRWRGALLPNKVTVDIHVLEVDKRPVNAVADNSEVKSVLHVRIAQSEHMTARILSDPDRSWSDRILAEQFED; from the coding sequence ATGGGCCGGTCATTTCAGACGCTTTCCTTCCTGGCCTCCCCGGCCTCAGAGGCGCTGGCCGCGCGGGAAGAGCTGATTCGCCTCTACGGCGACGTGCCCCCTCAGGAAGCGGATGTGATCGTTGCGCTTGGCGGCGATGGCTTCATGCTGCAGGCCCTGCACAGCACGATGAACTCGGGCAAGCTGGTCTACGGCATGAACCGCGGTTCGGTCGGCTTCCTGATGAACGACTATCGGACCGAGAAGCTGCAGGAGAGGATCTGCGAGGCCGTCGAAAACGCGTTCCGTCCGCTGCAGATGACCACGGCGAATGCCGACGGCACGAATTCGACAGCCCTTGCGATCAACGAAGTGTCGCTTTTCAGGCAATCTTATCAGGCAGCCAAGCTGCGCGTGGAAGTGGATGGAGTTGTCCGGCTCGAAGAACTCATTTGCGACGGGCTGATGGTGGCAACGCCGGCGGGATCTACTGCCTATAACCTCTCGGCACACGGACCTATCCTGCCGCTCGACGCACCGCTGCTCGCCATGACGCCGGTCAGCGCGTTTCGGCCCCGCCGTTGGCGCGGTGCTCTGCTGCCGAACAAGGTAACCGTCGATATTCATGTTCTCGAGGTCGACAAAAGGCCGGTCAACGCGGTTGCCGATAATTCGGAGGTCAAGTCGGTGCTGCATGTGCGCATCGCCCAGTCGGAGCATATGACAGCTCGCATTCTATCCGATCCCGATCGATCATGGTCCGATCGCATCCTGGCAGAGCAATTCGAAGATTGA
- a CDS encoding AprI/Inh family metalloprotease inhibitor yields MIRLSIRSLFLAAGVFASMPVLADDVDADIIKAQAGSYLLAPADGTPGCRITLETTTAIGGYAVSGAAGCAKALPRFAEAYAWNFGDDGTLIMLDATRKVLARFIESEGSPLATDGDQPLLLLDAPDAVDHVPTVASLAGEWRLKRPSGQAICAVTLQNKPGEDGNSPMSPSGDCDKAIADLHLSLFHVEGFGLVLMSTDGASLSFDMRPDGSFEKSPDEGGKPLVMVRGP; encoded by the coding sequence TTGATCCGTCTTTCGATTCGCAGCCTGTTTCTCGCCGCCGGCGTCTTCGCCTCAATGCCCGTTCTGGCGGATGATGTCGACGCTGACATCATCAAGGCCCAGGCAGGCAGTTATCTGCTTGCCCCGGCCGACGGCACGCCGGGTTGCAGGATAACGCTGGAAACGACGACCGCGATCGGCGGATACGCCGTTTCGGGCGCCGCCGGCTGCGCCAAGGCGCTGCCGCGCTTTGCCGAAGCCTACGCGTGGAACTTCGGTGACGACGGCACCCTCATCATGCTCGATGCCACGCGCAAGGTCCTGGCGCGCTTCATCGAAAGCGAGGGTTCACCGCTTGCTACCGACGGCGACCAGCCGTTGCTTCTGCTCGACGCCCCTGATGCTGTTGACCATGTGCCGACCGTTGCCAGCCTTGCCGGCGAGTGGCGCCTCAAACGTCCCTCGGGGCAGGCCATATGCGCGGTCACGCTTCAGAACAAGCCCGGCGAAGACGGCAATTCGCCAATGTCACCGTCTGGAGACTGTGACAAGGCCATCGCAGACCTGCACCTTTCCCTGTTTCATGTCGAAGGGTTCGGACTTGTCCTCATGAGCACCGATGGAGCCTCGCTCTCGTTCGACATGAGACCGGACGGATCGTTCGAGAAAAGTCCCGATGAGGGCGGCAAACCGCTTGTCATGGTCAGGGGTCCATAG